The Thaumasiovibrio subtropicus genome window below encodes:
- a CDS encoding protein adenylyltransferase SelO family protein yields MDKKLERLLKTNICPSENNTKIFGSVLSHDSFISYSTYKLKNARVMWVNRRYFLERNIDFENIDDFILENYAYVTETYAQENEIDRQDKRVFLADRYGCHAPISNGGSSRCGVNGEFQVKGNGVNPLVGMNIDEGHSDGMLCLAEAVGEAIWGEICHNNLPHGALRTVAIISTNRTFMSDHGLGELIEQPAAIAIREWCIRPAHYERALYYWPYPEYHYLRDLDHVYVQKNIELFVSDCDSKEISIKDRLIQSFRKIAEQVAASRIKGIPHGSLSSSNIGIEGEFLDFGTITAVPDFDNYLLSGGMGATWDDHRGISSWIKNVTYYFVKYGKGQLVSQDVEDIQKEFLCHIKEKENYYTALECGLNLDSSLTYSDLERLGEKIKIQLRDGLNKEKMMEKFDVKSFKMKVIKILEELKIEKFRYNFLLRDMFFTKYIIVKNPLLTDMAASSVLVSKLIDEYAVKSMPEK; encoded by the coding sequence ATGGACAAAAAACTAGAAAGGCTCTTGAAAACTAATATATGCCCAAGTGAAAATAACACAAAGATTTTTGGCTCAGTATTATCGCATGATAGCTTTATATCGTACAGTACTTATAAATTAAAAAATGCTCGAGTGATGTGGGTCAATAGGAGATATTTTCTAGAGAGAAACATCGATTTTGAAAATATAGATGACTTTATACTAGAGAACTATGCTTATGTAACAGAGACGTATGCTCAAGAAAATGAAATTGATCGCCAAGATAAAAGAGTGTTTTTAGCTGACCGATATGGATGTCATGCGCCAATCAGTAATGGAGGAAGCTCTCGATGTGGAGTTAATGGAGAGTTTCAAGTTAAGGGTAATGGCGTGAATCCCCTCGTTGGTATGAATATTGACGAAGGGCACTCTGACGGCATGCTATGTCTTGCTGAAGCAGTAGGAGAGGCAATTTGGGGAGAAATCTGCCACAACAACCTGCCTCATGGCGCTTTGCGCACGGTTGCAATAATTAGTACAAATAGAACGTTCATGTCTGACCATGGATTAGGTGAGCTCATTGAACAGCCGGCAGCAATAGCAATAAGAGAGTGGTGTATCAGGCCAGCGCACTATGAGCGAGCTTTATATTATTGGCCCTATCCTGAGTATCACTATTTAAGAGACCTAGATCATGTCTATGTTCAGAAAAATATAGAACTATTTGTTTCTGACTGTGACTCTAAAGAAATCTCGATCAAAGATAGGCTAATTCAGTCTTTTCGGAAAATAGCAGAACAAGTTGCCGCGTCGAGAATAAAGGGTATACCTCATGGTTCTTTGTCAAGCTCTAATATTGGAATTGAGGGGGAATTTTTAGATTTTGGAACTATCACGGCAGTTCCAGATTTTGATAATTACCTTCTTTCTGGTGGAATGGGGGCTACTTGGGATGATCACCGTGGTATAAGCTCCTGGATTAAGAATGTGACCTACTACTTTGTTAAATATGGCAAAGGACAACTAGTTTCTCAAGACGTAGAAGACATACAAAAAGAGTTTCTTTGTCACATCAAAGAGAAGGAAAACTATTATACCGCACTTGAATGCGGATTAAATTTAGATTCGTCCTTGACATACTCAGATTTAGAAAGATTAGGAGAAAAAATAAAAATTCAGCTAAGAGATGGACTGAATAAAGAAAAAATGATGGAAAAGTTTGATGTTAAAAGTTTCAAGATGAAAGTGATAAAAATCTTGGAAGAACTAAAAATTGAAAAATTTAGATATAACTTTTTGTTGAGAGACATGTTCTTCACTAAATACATCATAGTTAAAAACCCTTTGTTAACTGATATGGCTGCAAGCTCAGTTTTGGTTTCAAAGTTGATAGATGAGTATGCAGTAAAGTCAATGCCAGAAAAATAG
- a CDS encoding toxin-activating lysine-acyltransferase: MYTRKKRAIISVRSVVKWLEPAVNHCQYLLLKGPYDRYDTGYVTWAWVDETTLKSYESDDRFYPHDSCWNEGNNLIILDVCIPFDLKFHLKKLFKLKKKIFENDINSVSYILRDSKGKVTWCKKWTKN, from the coding sequence ATGTACACTAGAAAAAAGAGAGCAATAATATCAGTTAGATCTGTTGTAAAATGGTTAGAACCCGCAGTGAACCATTGTCAATATTTACTATTGAAAGGCCCCTATGATCGATATGATACTGGTTATGTTACATGGGCTTGGGTTGACGAAACAACATTAAAATCTTACGAATCTGATGATAGGTTTTATCCGCATGACTCATGCTGGAATGAAGGTAATAATCTAATTATTCTAGATGTATGTATTCCATTCGACTTAAAATTCCATTTGAAGAAACTTTTTAAGCTTAAGAAGAAAATTTTTGAAAATGATATAAATTCTGTAAGCTACATACTGAGAGATTCTAAAGGAAAAGTAACCTGGTGCAAAAAATGGACAAAAAACTAG
- a CDS encoding sugar ABC transporter substrate-binding protein, with protein sequence MRKCLAICLIFLGFSVSAVKANTYDIAVSFPGTVEFFSIQKKGMDAAARAHDVKLIYADAEWDPGKQFSQIENFIARGVDAILLCPSDGQALRPVAQMAAEAKIPLITFTNPLGADPEGQYPGVVTFIGNNEVKLGKMLGDMAEQLLGDQPAKIVLIEGTPGTPPQRMRSKGFRDVVATHPNWEIVYSQGVTGWTKEGALAVMEAVLQTGKEFNLVATQWHAAASATVVALEEAQVERPIFVTSLELSKALVPAIQQGKVHATTNYSIYDAGVLTIDTAVKYLEGHKVPNFIELNTIVVDKNNVDSVPAEL encoded by the coding sequence ATGCGAAAATGTCTAGCTATCTGTCTCATTTTTTTAGGTTTCTCTGTCAGCGCAGTTAAAGCCAACACCTACGATATCGCCGTCTCTTTTCCCGGTACCGTAGAGTTCTTTAGCATCCAAAAGAAAGGAATGGATGCCGCAGCAAGAGCACACGACGTTAAATTGATTTACGCCGACGCAGAATGGGATCCGGGTAAACAGTTTTCTCAAATTGAGAATTTTATTGCTCGTGGTGTCGATGCCATCTTGCTCTGTCCTTCCGACGGTCAAGCGCTCCGTCCTGTTGCACAAATGGCCGCAGAGGCCAAAATACCCTTGATTACCTTTACCAATCCTTTGGGTGCTGACCCAGAAGGGCAATATCCCGGCGTAGTGACATTTATTGGTAACAATGAAGTCAAACTAGGAAAAATGCTTGGCGACATGGCTGAACAACTGCTCGGTGATCAGCCCGCCAAAATTGTCCTTATCGAAGGTACACCCGGCACGCCGCCGCAGCGTATGCGTTCTAAAGGTTTCCGCGATGTTGTCGCTACCCATCCCAACTGGGAGATCGTCTATAGCCAAGGCGTCACTGGGTGGACAAAAGAAGGCGCACTGGCCGTCATGGAAGCGGTACTACAAACAGGCAAAGAGTTCAATCTGGTCGCCACTCAATGGCATGCCGCCGCTTCAGCGACTGTCGTTGCTTTAGAAGAAGCGCAAGTTGAGCGTCCTATTTTTGTAACCTCACTCGAACTGTCTAAAGCACTCGTTCCCGCCATTCAGCAAGGAAAAGTGCACGCCACAACCAACTACTCTATCTATGACGCAGGTGTCCTCACCATTGACACTGCAGTGAAATACCTCGAAGGCCATAAAGTCCCTAACTTTATTGAGCTGAACACCATTGTCGTCGACAAAAATAACGTCGATTCAGTACCTGCCGAACTCTAA